ACTTGGTGGCACCAACCCCAGTCCGACGCTCGGAATCACTGTGGGCATCTCGAGTGCGGTTCTCGTTGCGTATATTGGCGCTGTGATTCTGTAGGCATCTGGTGAAGGATTGCGCAACTACGCTGTCAATCATGTGCGCCCTCGACGATTGCGTCTTGGTTACGCCGACAATGTCAGATAGTAGCTATTGAAAGTCACTGCACACCTGATCACAGGATGACGTTGCGATCAGTGTGTAAATCGTTTCAAGAGCTACTATAGCACAGTTTGCATCCCTTGCTCTGTGACCGCAGAGAGCGATACGGACAGGTTGGGTACAGCCCATTGTAAAAAATCTGTACTATGGCAATAGACCGAACCCACTCTCTGCTGTCGTTTCCTCACCCATGTCTTCGGTTACGGTGACAGTGCCTGGGAGGTCTCCATCGACGGAGACTACCACACGATACGAGACAGTTTGGAAAAGCTCATCACAGGTATCGCTTCCGCTGTGTTGTCGAGTAAGTCGAATCTGCAGTTCATCACGTTCGGCGTCATAAGAGGGCTCTGCAAGGTGTTCACTATAGCACGCGTTACCAATTCCATACGCGCCTATCACGTGTATTTCATCATCTTCAAAACTGACGGCTGGGTCATCATTCATTCCCTTGTCAACGTCAACACCTGTCTCGAATTCATAGTGGGTGATTACTGTACTTCCACTATTGAGATTTCCAAGGCATCCAGAGACGGACACAGAGATGAGCATTCCGGTGCTAGCGAGAAGGGACCGTCGTTTCACACTAAAATCAAGAGACGTTGACTATAAGTGCTTTCTCCCGACTCGAACGGAATACTGACCGACATATGTGGCCTCAGTCTGGTGAATGTTGAAATAACGCTACGGGAAGCGTTCTATGACACCCTCTAGGCCTGCAGTTCGATCATCGCGGTGTGCTCCTCGAGCCACGCTTCAGCGTCGAGTGCAGCCATGCTCCCGGTGCCGGCCGAGGTAATCGCCTGCCGGTAGTCGGGGTCCATCACGTCGCCAGCGCCGAAGACGCCGTCGACGGTCGTCTCGGTTGTCATCCCCTCGAGTGTCTCGAGGTGGCCGCTGTCGGCGAGATCGACGGGGGTCTTCTCGAGGAAATCCGTGTTCGGGATGTGGCCGACACCGTAGAAGATGCCGCCGACGTCGATGCGTTCGCGGTCGACCTCGTGGTCATCCAGGGTTGCAGTCGGGTGGCCGTCGGGATGGGAGACCAGCGTTGCACCGGTGACGCCGGTGCCCTGTGAGCCGTGAATCTCGAGGAGTTCGGTGTTCCAGCGGAATTCGATTGCGTCGTGTTCACGCGCTCGCCGCGCCATGATGTCCGAGGCACGAAGCTCGTCACGTCGGTGAACGACGGTCACGCTGTCGGCGAATTTCGTCAGGAAGAGCGCTTCTTCCATGGCGCTGTCGCCGCCACCGATGACGAGGACGTCGTCACCACGGTGGAACGCACCGTCACAGGTCGCACACGTCGAGAGGCCGTAGCCCATCAGGTCGTCCTCGCCGTCAGCGCCGACCCAGCGGGCGCTCGCGCCGGTGGCAACAATCAGGGCACGCGTTCGGATAGTGTCACCGCTCGCGAGGGCGAGTTCGAACGGCTGGTCCTCGAGGTGGGCAGCGTCGACGGTGCCGTGTCTAAACTCAGCCCCGAAGCGCTCGGCTTGCGCTTTGCCCTGCTGAATCAATTCCATGCCGCCGATTCCCTCGGGAAATCCGAGGTAGTTCTCGACGTCGGTTGTCAACGTGAGCTGGCCGCCGGGTTCGGGCCCCTCGAGGACGAGTGGCTCGAGGTCGGCTCGTGCGGCATAGACCGCAGCCGAGAGGCCGGCAATGCCGGAGCCGACGATGACGACGTCTCGAGTCGTAGGCGTGTCGGCTGTCGTGGAATCCGTGTTCATTCGGTGTGGGTTTCGATCAGGGTTCGCAGTTGGTCGGCGGGCAGTGCGCCAGTCTGTTGGTCGACCTGCTCGCCGTCAGCGTAGAGGACGAGCGTCGGGACGCCACGGACGCCGTAGGATTCCGCCAGCTGTGGATGCTGGTCGACGTCGACTTTTGCGATGGTCGCGTCCGTCTCTCCCGCGAGTCCGTCGAGGACGGGCTCGAGCATCTTGCATGGCCCGCACCATGTTGCGAAGAAGTCCACGAGGACGACGTCGTGACGGTCGATGAGGTCCTCGAGGTGGTCGCTACCGTCGACCTCGAGCGGTTTTGCCGGCGATTGTGCGTCCGATCCGCTGTGGGTATCAGTTGTCATCACTGCTCTCTACGGGCCGAATGCTTGTAAAGGTTTTGTAGGTATTGCACAATTCAGTGTACTTCGAAGGAAGGTTGATTTCTGGTATGATTGGATAGATGCGCTGTAGCGATGCTATTGAACTTTCGTGGACGAATATGTGGCACTCTCGAGATGTATTGCTCTGAGCAATGTTGCACCATATCGGAAATACAAGTCGAATCCAGTAGCGCGGGCTACTCGTGGGGGTGGAACCGCTTGACGGCACGGTCGACTGCGTCCGTCTGTCCGAGGAACGTCACACGATCACCATCTCGAAGTTCGTGATCGCCCGTCGGCACTTCGGTTGTCCCGTCTTGGTGAGTGAGCAGTCCGACAATGACACCGTCGGGAATTTCGGCGTTGAGTTCGGCGATGGTCTTTCCGACGAGGTCCGTGGCCGTCACCTCGATCTCTTGGACGTCACCCGTCCGCCCGAGTTCGTTCATCCACGCCGACAGCGACGGTCGTTCGAGGACGTTCTCGAGCGACCACGCGGTTGCCATCGAGAGATCGATTGCATGGACGCCGAGTGATTCGAAGGCGTCGACGTTGTCGGGTTGGTTCACCCGTGCGGCGACCGTGTCGACGTCGAAAGTCGTTTTTGCGAGCTGACAAACGAGCAAGTTAACGTCGTCGTCAGGCGTGACCGCGATAACAGTCTTCGCCTCATCTGCGCCCGCTTGCTCGAGGATCCTGGCGTCAGTGCCATCGCCCTCGAGTGCACGAAGGCCGCGTTTGCGAGCAGTTTCGACTGCATCGGAGTCGGTGTCGATCAGTTGTACGTTCTCTCCGTCCTGTTCGAGTCGTTCTGCGAGCGAGAGACCGACGCGGCCCCCGCCGATGATGAGTGTGCGCATTGGTGAAACGCCGAGTGAGGTTGCGATCTGTCGTGCGAGGCCAGCCTGAAGGACGACTGTCGCGAAGATGATGAGAAAGACGGTTCCGGCGAGCAGTTGAGCCTCCTGTGGCCGACCGAGTGCCTGGAGTTCGACGGCAAACAGCGTCGCGACGCTTGCGGGGATGATCCCGCGCGGGCCGACGGCGCTCAGAAAAAGCCGTTCGTTGGTCGTAAAGCGCTCGTGGGTCGTCGAGAGGTAGATGACGGCTGGCCGGAGCACCAGCGTGATCGCGGCGACGATGGCAAGCCCGGCCAGTCCAAGCGCACGGATATCCGCAAAGTCGATCAACGCCGCCAGCGCGACGAAGATAAACGAGAGGACGACGACCGAGAGGTCATCGAGGAAGTCGATCACGTCCTCGTGGTACGGCAGGTCAACGTTTCCGAGAACAAAGCCGGCCATTGCGGCAGCGGCGATACCCGTCTCGCTCGCAATCGTTTCAGCACCAGCGTAGGCGACGATGATCCCGGCAAGAACGATCAACCGGGCGTGAAGCGGCGCTGCAGACGGTCGGGACTGTCCATGCTCGAGGAAGAACCAGACCGCAGCCGCAACGAGCGCACCGACTGCGAGCCCGATTCCCAACCGTCTCGCAAACTCACCGACGAGCGCGGCCGGTGTTCCAGTCCCCGCGACGAGGACTTCGAAGATGACGACAACCAGAATCGCCGCGGTGATATCGTTGATTACACCTTCACCCTCGAGAACGCTGGCAACGTGATCGCGCACGGTCACGACCTGCAGGATCGGTCCGATCACCGTCGGCCCGGTCGCAATCAGCAGTGCGCCGACTAGGAGGCCGACCTCGAGACTCGTCTCGAGAAAGACGACGACAGCGGCGGCCGTGCCGAGCCAGGTGATCGCCGCGCCGATGGTGGTGAGCCGAAGCAGCGCCGTTGGACTTTCCCGAAGCTTCTCGAGGTGGAGGTGATAGCCGCCTTCGAAGAGGATGATCGCGACGCTGACGCCGACCATCGCCGAGAGTCCGCCGCCGAAGCTCTCCTGGGAGACGACCCCAAGCACTTCGGGACCGATCACAATCCCTGCGACGATCAAAAAAAGGACGCTCGGAATGTGGATTTGGTCGGCGAGAACGCGGGAGGCGACCCCGAGTGCCAGAATGAGTGCGACGATTGCGATGAGAGTCACGATTGATCAGCGGTGAGCGAGCACGCGGTGGTCCCGGCTATGCTGAGCCCACACGAGTGGGTCTTCAATGGCATCAATCATCACCGTTTGGTGTGGTGTGTGCGCTCGAGTCGTCCGAACCGGTCGATTGGACGACCTTGTAGAGGATCATTGACGCGACGAAAAACGACGAGCCGACGAGCAGGAGGACGCTCACGAGATCGAGCGCGTCCGTGCCAAGCCAGTTTGCGAGTTCGGACAGGGCGATTCCGCCGCTGGCGAAGACCATCATGAGACCGAAATAGACGATGACGTCGTCCTCATCGACCATCGTCGTTGCAGCGGAGCCGATGCGAGCGCCGAGAGCACTCCCGACTAGCAGCAAGGAGACGACCGTCAGGTCGACGCTGCCAGACATCCCATAGGTGAAGGTCCCGAACGCGCCCGAGAACAGCCCGGCGAACAGGCTGGTGCCGACGGCTGCAGTCAGCGGCGTCCCGATCAGGTAGTAAATCGCGGGCATGCGGATGAAGCCACCACCGACGCCGATCAGCCCCGAGACGAGGCCGACGCTCCCGCCGGCACCCGTGATTGTCCACACCGATGCGCGCCCGCCGGACGTGAGTGAGATCATCGGCGGGATGGTGTAGGACTGTATCTTCTGGCCGATGGCCGGAATGTCCTCATCACTGACGTCGTCGGAACCGTCATCGCCTCCAGTGTCGTCCCCATCCTCGAGGGTGGCGGCTCGGCGAAGGAACAGCGCGCCGATCCCCGCAAGCAGGACGACGTAGGCAATGCCCGTGACGAGATTCGCGATTCCCAGCGCCTCTAAGCCAAAGACAAGGCGACTGCCGAGTTCGATCCCAATCGAGAGCACGATGAACAGGATCGCGCCGAGTTTGTAGTCGACCTGTCCGATATCGTAGTGCTTCAGGACGGCAATCACCGACGTCCCGAAGTAAAACGCCAGTCCGCTCCCGATAGCGACCGACGCAGGGTAATCGAGCAAGAGCAGCGTCGGCGTAATCAGGAACGAGCCACCCATGCCGAAGAAGCCAAACAGGACGCCGACCATGAAGCCAAAGCTCACGAACAACACCAGCAGAGTCAGACTCAGTCCCAGTAGCTCCATCGATTAGGCGTCCGTGATCGTTTTAATCAGTGGCGTTGCAACTCGCTCGAGAGCGCCGTACCCGACGTAGAGGACGACGGCCTGAACGAGGATGACGCCCACGAGGAGCGTCGCCTGTACCGGTGCAGGAACTGTGGCGAACTCGATCATGCGTCGCACCCTCCATTCGCAGTTGGTAGTGTACAGCTCATGGATTTCTACTCATTACTCTCTACTCCGAGGGAGTGTATAACGCTTTTGGGACTCAAGAACAATATTACTCCAGCCTATGCGACGCCTATCCAACGAGAATATTTCCATACGTTATGGAGATATAGATCCTCGAGTTCGTCGTCGCGCACACCGACGGTGCGTCTCGCCCGCGCCATATCGAACGATTGTCGGATAGAAGGCGCACATGGGGTCCACTCACACAGACTTCGATAGCAGAGATCTGCCCGCACATTCCACGGTCTGGCCAAGAGTCAGTGTCCACATCAAACTCAGTTGCTGCCAGGTATGCTGCCATATATTGGGATACCCAAACAATATTATGCTGTCAGACCGTACGAGGCGTATGAAAGCGGTACTCGCCACAGACCTCTCGGCGGCCAGCGAGGCGACCATCGAGAATGAGACCTGCCTCGAGTGTCTCGGTCGAATCGGCATCGAAGAGATGCACCTGGTGACGGTCATTCCGTCAAACGTCCACGCGGGCATGCCCGGAATCGACTTCGAAAAACGGCGTCGAAACGCGATCTCAGCGTACGAAGGCGTTATCGAACGCGCTGGCTTCGATGTCGAGACGCATGTTGTCCGCGGGACCCCACACCGCCGCATCCGCGGCATCGCCGAAACGATTGGGGCGAGTCTCACCGTTGTCGGCTCGCGCGGGAAAAGTCCACTCGAGAATCGGGTTATCGGCTCGACGGCGCGCAACCTCGCCCGAACGACCGAGACGCCGCTACTGGTCAATCGAATCGAACGCGAGGCCGACGATCCGACCGTCGTCAGACAGCACTTGTTCCAGCGAATGCTGTATGCGACGGATTTCTCCGAAAACGCAGATCGTGCGTTCGAAGCGTTCTCGTACCTGCGTCATGCAACCCAGGAGGCGACGCTCGTCCACGTCGAAACGCCGAAAGATCCCGGTCCGACGGAGGCAGACGACCCCGAAACACAGCTTTCAACGTTGGCCGACCAACTCGAGGAGTGGGATATTGACACCCGTCTCGAGATTCGCCAGGGTGATCCAGCCGACGAGATTCTCGCCGTCGAAGACGCCGTCGACCCGACGACGATTCTCGTCGGCTCGCGCGGTCACAGCCGGCTTCGGAGACTACTGCTGGGGAGCGTTTCTGAGGACCTGGTTGCGCAAGCAAACGGCAACGTGATGCTCGTGCCACCTGCCTGATCGCGCCGCACAATTACCGAGAGACGACAACTGCCAGCGTCTCTGGCCGGTCGTGGACACGCTCGAGGGAGAAGCCAACGTCCTCGAGGTGGGCCACGACCTCGTCGGGACCGAATCGTTCGTCGACTGGCGGGCCGTCAGCACCGGTTCCAGTGGCCGACCAGTCGACGGTGACGAGACGACCGCCCGGACGAATCACGCGGGCGAGTTCCGCCATCGTCTCGTCCGTGGCGTACTCATGGTGGGTCATCGTCGAGAAGGCCCCGTCCAGTTCGTCGTCCGCGAAGGGCAACGAGTCGATCCCTGCGGTGACGAACTCGACGTTCGCTGTGCAGCCTTCGTCGCGGTGGTACTCGTGCATCTCCTCCTGTAGGTCGACTGCGTACAGCGTCTCGACGAACGGAGCAACATCTCGGGAGTAGAAGCCCGTTCCCGATCCAAGATCCGCGACGACAGCCTCGGCGTCGGGTGCGAGCATCTCGAGCAGTTCCTCGCGCGAGCAAAAGCGATAGCGTGACGGATCCTCGAGTTTGTCAGCGCGGTCGATGGGGAACGTGTGAAATCCCATAGCGACACTTTTGGGCGGCAGGCACAAGAGTGTGCCTGCTCGAGAGGAGGTCGACTAGTTGAACGCGCCTGCCACGAGCAGCGGGAAGACCAGCGTCGCCTCCGCTTCGATCTGTGTGTAGTTCGCTCGTTCGTCCTTGATTTTGCCCCACGAGACTGCCTCGTTCGGCGGGGCACCCGACAATGAGCCGTCTCCTTCCATCCCTGTCGAAATGTATACGACGTAATCCGCGCCGCCGCGGAACAGATTGGTCATAATCGCGTGATGTTTCGGGACGCCGCCACCGACTGCGATCAGCCCCGTTGTGTCTGCGAGTAACCCATCCTCGATGAGGGAGCGAAAGCGAGCGAGTAGGGTGGAGTCGTTCACTCGTCGAATCGCAACAGCCGCAACCCGATCAGGCTGACGAGGACAGTCGACCCCTCGTGACCGACGACCGCAACCGGGAGCGGGATTCCAGCGGTGAGAATCGCGATGACCATGATTGCAATGGCTCCGAACGCGATGGCGAAGTTGATGTACAGCGTCCGGCGCGTCTCCTTGCTGAGGGCGAACGCGTAGGGAAGCCGATTGAGTTTGTCCGACATGAGGACGATATCGGCCGTCTCGAGTGCGACGTCAGTTCCGACGCCACCCATGCCGATGCTGATATCGGCCGTTGCGAGCGCGGGGGCGTCGTTGACGCCGTCACCAACCATCGCGACAGCCTCGTGGCGCTCCTGGAGTGCCTCGATGTGATCGACTTTCTCCTCGGGAAGCAACGACGCGTACACCTCATCGATACCCAGTTCCTCGGCGATGTACTGAGCGACCCGCTCGTTGTCGCCAGTCAGCATGACGACCTGTTCGACGCCACGTTCGCGAAGTTGCTCGATCATCTCGGCTGCGTCGGGACGGATCGTGTCGGTAAACGCGAGCCAGCCGAGCACGGATAGCTCCTCGTCAGTCTCGCTCACGACGAGGACACTCGTTTTTCCCTTGTTCTCGAGGTTGCGGACAGCCTCGAGACCAATTTCGCGGCCATCAATCGAGCGATCCTCGAGGACGGTCTCGACGTAGCGCGGGTTCCCGATGTGGATTGTCTGTCCGTCGACGGTCGCGTGGACACCTTTGCCGACAACGGCCTCGAAGTCGCTGGCAGCAGCCACCTCGAGAGAACGGTCCGCAGCAGCCTCGACAGTCGCCTCGGCGAGGTGGTGTTCCGACCGGGACTGGACGGCTGCCGCGAGTGCAAGCAGTCGGTCGTCAGCGTTGGAGTTGTACTCGAGTGCGCTGTCTGCGAGCAGGTCGCTGTCGAGTGCACCGCCGTCGGTTGAGAGAGCCGTCTCGCGGGCGCGGACGTCAGTTAGTCGCGTGTTCCCCTCCGTCAGCGTCCCCGTTTTGTCGAACGCGATTGCGTCGACGTTTCCGGCGGTTTCGATGTGTTCGCCGCCTTTGAACAGGACACCCTGTCGGCCACCGGCAGAGATTGCCGACAGCACTGCCGCCGGCGTCGAGATGATGACTGCACAGGGTGAGGCGGCGACCATGAGTGTCATTGCCCGATAAAAGGTCGGCTCGAACGAGTGATTCAGGAGTGTCAGTGGGAGCGCGATTGCGACCACCGTCATCGCGAACACGCCAAGCACGTAGGGCTGTTCGAAGCGGTCGATGAG
The nucleotide sequence above comes from Natronolimnobius baerhuensis. Encoded proteins:
- a CDS encoding NAD(P)/FAD-dependent oxidoreductase; the protein is MNTDSTTADTPTTRDVVIVGSGIAGLSAAVYAARADLEPLVLEGPEPGGQLTLTTDVENYLGFPEGIGGMELIQQGKAQAERFGAEFRHGTVDAAHLEDQPFELALASGDTIRTRALIVATGASARWVGADGEDDLMGYGLSTCATCDGAFHRGDDVLVIGGGDSAMEEALFLTKFADSVTVVHRRDELRASDIMARRAREHDAIEFRWNTELLEIHGSQGTGVTGATLVSHPDGHPTATLDDHEVDRERIDVGGIFYGVGHIPNTDFLEKTPVDLADSGHLETLEGMTTETTVDGVFGAGDVMDPDYRQAITSAGTGSMAALDAEAWLEEHTAMIELQA
- the trxA gene encoding thioredoxin, with the translated sequence MTTDTHSGSDAQSPAKPLEVDGSDHLEDLIDRHDVVLVDFFATWCGPCKMLEPVLDGLAGETDATIAKVDVDQHPQLAESYGVRGVPTLVLYADGEQVDQQTGALPADQLRTLIETHTE
- a CDS encoding cation:proton antiporter domain-containing protein, encoding MTLIAIVALILALGVASRVLADQIHIPSVLFLIVAGIVIGPEVLGVVSQESFGGGLSAMVGVSVAIILFEGGYHLHLEKLRESPTALLRLTTIGAAITWLGTAAAVVVFLETSLEVGLLVGALLIATGPTVIGPILQVVTVRDHVASVLEGEGVINDITAAILVVVIFEVLVAGTGTPAALVGEFARRLGIGLAVGALVAAAVWFFLEHGQSRPSAAPLHARLIVLAGIIVAYAGAETIASETGIAAAAMAGFVLGNVDLPYHEDVIDFLDDLSVVVLSFIFVALAALIDFADIRALGLAGLAIVAAITLVLRPAVIYLSTTHERFTTNERLFLSAVGPRGIIPASVATLFAVELQALGRPQEAQLLAGTVFLIIFATVVLQAGLARQIATSLGVSPMRTLIIGGGRVGLSLAERLEQDGENVQLIDTDSDAVETARKRGLRALEGDGTDARILEQAGADEAKTVIAVTPDDDVNLLVCQLAKTTFDVDTVAARVNQPDNVDAFESLGVHAIDLSMATAWSLENVLERPSLSAWMNELGRTGDVQEIEVTATDLVGKTIAELNAEIPDGVIVGLLTHQDGTTEVPTGDHELRDGDRVTFLGQTDAVDRAVKRFHPHE
- a CDS encoding sulfite exporter TauE/SafE family protein; its protein translation is MELLGLSLTLLVLFVSFGFMVGVLFGFFGMGGSFLITPTLLLLDYPASVAIGSGLAFYFGTSVIAVLKHYDIGQVDYKLGAILFIVLSIGIELGSRLVFGLEALGIANLVTGIAYVVLLAGIGALFLRRAATLEDGDDTGGDDGSDDVSDEDIPAIGQKIQSYTIPPMISLTSGGRASVWTITGAGGSVGLVSGLIGVGGGFIRMPAIYYLIGTPLTAAVGTSLFAGLFSGAFGTFTYGMSGSVDLTVVSLLLVGSALGARIGSAATTMVDEDDVIVYFGLMMVFASGGIALSELANWLGTDALDLVSVLLLVGSSFFVASMILYKVVQSTGSDDSSAHTTPNGDD
- a CDS encoding DUF7512 family protein, whose protein sequence is MIEFATVPAPVQATLLVGVILVQAVVLYVGYGALERVATPLIKTITDA
- a CDS encoding universal stress protein; this encodes MKAVLATDLSAASEATIENETCLECLGRIGIEEMHLVTVIPSNVHAGMPGIDFEKRRRNAISAYEGVIERAGFDVETHVVRGTPHRRIRGIAETIGASLTVVGSRGKSPLENRVIGSTARNLARTTETPLLVNRIEREADDPTVVRQHLFQRMLYATDFSENADRAFEAFSYLRHATQEATLVHVETPKDPGPTEADDPETQLSTLADQLEEWDIDTRLEIRQGDPADEILAVEDAVDPTTILVGSRGHSRLRRLLLGSVSEDLVAQANGNVMLVPPA
- a CDS encoding class I SAM-dependent methyltransferase, whose protein sequence is MGFHTFPIDRADKLEDPSRYRFCSREELLEMLAPDAEAVVADLGSGTGFYSRDVAPFVETLYAVDLQEEMHEYHRDEGCTANVEFVTAGIDSLPFADDELDGAFSTMTHHEYATDETMAELARVIRPGGRLVTVDWSATGTGADGPPVDERFGPDEVVAHLEDVGFSLERVHDRPETLAVVVSR
- a CDS encoding heavy metal translocating P-type ATPase, whose protein sequence is MDTSSSSVSNAAERSAALTDRLELRRQAIFVGITFVGMFVGLFGSWFGAPSSVVWGGYGAAYVFGGWYGLKASVAAIREPAVEIDLLMIIAALGALYIGAPFEGAMLLFLFSLSGVLEEYAIGRSRTAIKSLVEMRPESAQVLRNGTETTTPIDDVEVGDVFVVRPGERLPLDGVVETGESTVDQSSLTGESVPVAKEPGDEVFSGTINETGSLEVRVTREATESAISRLITMVEEAQEKRAPTQQLIDRFEQPYVLGVFAMTVVAIALPLTLLNHSFEPTFYRAMTLMVAASPCAVIISTPAAVLSAISAGGRQGVLFKGGEHIETAGNVDAIAFDKTGTLTEGNTRLTDVRARETALSTDGGALDSDLLADSALEYNSNADDRLLALAAAVQSRSEHHLAEATVEAAADRSLEVAAASDFEAVVGKGVHATVDGQTIHIGNPRYVETVLEDRSIDGREIGLEAVRNLENKGKTSVLVVSETDEELSVLGWLAFTDTIRPDAAEMIEQLRERGVEQVVMLTGDNERVAQYIAEELGIDEVYASLLPEEKVDHIEALQERHEAVAMVGDGVNDAPALATADISIGMGGVGTDVALETADIVLMSDKLNRLPYAFALSKETRRTLYINFAIAFGAIAIMVIAILTAGIPLPVAVVGHEGSTVLVSLIGLRLLRFDE